The following proteins are co-located in the Psilocybe cubensis strain MGC-MH-2018 chromosome 5, whole genome shotgun sequence genome:
- a CDS encoding Forkhead box protein I1-ema — protein sequence MAYHERVVGYAYDELPRLYSQDPNISDSFDRVKHEPGIPQYDISFAIGNEQSGTFASSYHMLPSTTDHYPQQYADAPREGFVKQEEDEYEDYLFQDDYPHDENQHVDATSERSWSGSPGAADSDNVEDPHFVTDAVYSSVGLPSHAETENYLRQTLGIPLQVPVTLYALADDPRGPNKPSVTTMARLAIWGSPHKKLTLNQIFEAVEQRYPSLGALVDKPHRRSIRHNLSLKGIFRREKRPQHAPGQGDYWFLDVRYGEANKRRRHKTERNIPEGTHGTILPYHPPEPSSTPSRQAPSNLFLHAPVPYRKNYSTPNLLMDPLSNRHHSQEMLESLRDSEIDPHTPPVRPSYGSTIPYSEYAQVPEQLPPYYTQDRFIAASQINDFITPRDTHI from the exons ATGGCTTACCACGAGAGAGTTGTTGGATACGCATACGACGAGCTCCCTCGACTCTATTCTCAGGATCCAAACATTTCAGATAGCTTTGATCGTGTCAAACACGAGCCTGGTATCCCACAATATGATATCAGTTTCGCTATTGGCAATGAACAGTCTG GCACATTTGCTTCATCC TACCATATGCTACCATCTACCACTGATCATTATCCGCAACAATACGCTGACGCCCCTCGCGAAGGCTTTGTGAAacaggaagaagacgaataTGAGGACTATCTGTTCCAAGATGATTATCCCCATGATGAAAACCAACATGTCGACGCCACTAGCGAGCGATCATGGTCCGGAAGCCCTGGTGCTGCAGATAGCGATAACGTCGAAGACCCTCATTTCGTAACCGATGCCGTATACTCCAGCGTTGGTCTACCATCGCATGCAGAAACCGAAAATTACTTGCGACAGACCTTGGGTATCCCATTGCAAGTTCCTGTCACGCTTTATGCGCTCGCTGACGATCCTCGAGGGCCTAACAAGCCTTCAGTGACCACAATGGCAAGACTCGCAATATGGGGAAGCCCTCATAAGAAGCTGACATTGAACCAAATTTTCGAGGCTGTAGAGCAACGATATCCATCTCTTGGAGCGCTCGTGGACAAGCCCCATAGG CGCTCAATACGCCATAATCTGTCGTTGAAGGGAATATTTCGTCGGGAGAAGCGACCCCAGCATGCCCCAGGTCAAGGAGACTACTGGTTTCTCGATGTTAGATATGGCGAAGCGAATAAGCGGCGCCGTCATAAAACGGAGAGGAACATCCCCGAGGGTACTCATGGAACGATTCTTCCTTATCATCCTCCCGAACCCAGCTCCACGCCCTCTCGTCAGGCTCCTTCAAACCTTTTTTTGCATGCACCAGTCCCATACCGCAAAAACTATTCGACCCCCAATTTGTTGATGGATCCCCTAAGTAACAGGCACCACTCGCAAGAGATGTTGGAATCTCTTCGTGATTCCGAGATCGACCCTCATACTCCTCCTGTTAGGCCATCATACGGAAGCACCATCCCATACTCTGAATATGCTCAAGTGCCCGAGCAGCTTCCTCCGTATTATACCCAGGATAGATTTATAGCGGCAAGTCAAATTAACGACTTTATAACTCCTCGTGATACTCATATTTGA